From Thermodesulfobacteriota bacterium:
ACATCAATATATCCATCATGTTGTCTGACAATAGAATAGGTAATGGCGAGCCCCAGGCCGCTGCCTTTTTGTTTGGTAGTGAAATAGGGATCAAATATCTTCTGAAGATGTGCCTTCGATATACCGATCCCCTCATCTTCAATAGATATTTTTACATATGCTCCTTCTTTAAGTGGCAGACCCTGCCCGGCATCCACGATTATATTTTCCGCCCCTACCTTAATTGTCCCGCCCTCCGGCATGGCCTGGAGGGCATTGATAATCAAGTTGTTGATAACCTGGTTTATCTGCCCCTCATCCACGTCAAGCGGCCGGAGGTCGGCCGGGATGGAAAAATCACACTGGACATTGGAACCGGTCAGCGCAAACATGACGGAATCCCTGAACAGTTCTGTAATCGAGGCTGCCTTCTTGACCGGCGCTCCGCCCCTGGAAAAGGTGAGCAGGTGTTGGGTCAGATCCCTGGCCTGCAGGGCCGCTTTTTCCGCTGCGGTTAACCTCTTGAAGGTTATGTCTTCGGATTGCATATGTATCATAGCCAGACCGATATTGCCTAAAATTCCGGTCAAGATGTTATTGAAATCATGGGCAATACCACCCGCCAGAATGCCCACTGATTCGAGTTTCTGGGCCTTCAGGAGATTTTCTTCCATTTTTTTGCGCTCGGTGATATCTCTGGCGGTAGAGACTATATGTATGGTCTTACCCTCCCTGTCCTTTCTTACCGAGGCGCTGATAAGAACGGGGATCTCTTTGCCGTCTTTGGCCTTATAAAGCGTCTCACAATTTCTTAATTCACCTTTAGCGATGAGTTCATCCAATCCTTCTCCCTTGAGGGGTGCGTCTCCCGCGAGAATCTTATCTGCGGGCCACCCAATTATCTCATCTGCGCTGTACCCCAACATATCCAACGTGGCCCTGTTCACCGTCTCTATCACTCCTTGCGCATCGATTACGATCAGGGCATCAACGATGGATCTTATAATATTGTCCGTATAGCCCTTGGCCTCTATCAATTCATCCCGGGAGTTTTTCAGATTGGTGGACATCTGGTTAAAAGCAGAGGCCAGTTCGCCTATCTCGTCCCGGGATATGACCTCTATTTTTGTGTTAAAGCGGCTGCCGGCGATCTCATGGGCTGCCTCCTTTAGTTTGATAATGGGTTTTACTAACTGTCTGCTGTAAAGTATGTTGAAAAGGCCCCCGACGATTATGCCGCCCATGGTTACCAGGATTATCTGCCTAATGCCTTTCGCCGTGGAGGTCTCTATACTTTTTAAGGAATAACCGACTTGGGCCACTCCAGCCACCTCTGATCCCACCATAACCGGGACGCCGATGTCATATAACCGGCCTTCTGTGCCGGAATCGGTGATCCTAATATACGGCCTGCCTGTGGCAAGGACATTATCCGGAACAGGGACTGCGTCCTTAATTACCTTGCCTACCCTGTTAAGATCGTTATGGACCCTCACCCGGCCTTCCTTATCCATGACCATGGCATAGACTACGTAATCCTGCCTGGAGATAGTATCGATGTAGTCCATAGTGTGAACAAATTTATCTGTAATAAATGCCTCCCTGCTTTCCTCGGCCAGGGTATTGGCTAGAATGAGACCCTGTTTTTTTAGCTCTTCTTTAAAGGTTTCAACTTCGCGTCGGATGGACAGGAAGGCAATGGTCCCGGTAACAGCGACTATTATTACTGTAAAGGCAAGGGCTAATTTTGTCCTAAGCTTCATATCTCACGCCGAAAGTCAGTTCTGGGGAGCTAATGAGGTACGCCATAATCTATCCCCGCCTCTTTTATTACTCCGGTTTTTCATTACACGGGTCCAGCGGGCTGATATCACCGTACGGGTATCGAATACTTACGAACCAGGTTATCGATGCGTGACAATTCCTTGCCGGTAACGGCTATAAATCCGCTCCATTCGCACTCTTTCAGGACTTCTTCAGCCAGGGGGCTTCGGGGTCCTATTTTTAATAAGGCATTCCTGACCTTTTCCACCACCTCCCTGTCCACATCCTTCGAGGCCGCCAGCATCCAGCTCGGTAAGGGCACGGTATCGGCCACAATCCTCAGGTCAGTTTTAAAGTTGAACCTCTTTTTACCCTCCGGCCCCTCCACAAAATCTTTACATACGGCGCCGGCATCGTATTCCCCTAAAAATACGGACATGGCGTTATCGTCACAGTCCCCGCCGAACTCATGGCCTTTCAGGTCACGTCCGGGATCGATCCCGGCCTCTTTCAGGGTGATGTATGCGCCGGTGAACTTTGGCGTATTATGCGGGGCGCCAAATAAAAACGTCTTGCCTTTTAAATCGCTTAAGCCTTTAATAGAGCTATCCGCTCTGACGATGATTACCCCCCTTTCTTCAGTCTCCCCATCTTCCGATACGGCGATCGCCAAGGGATCAAAAAGAGCAATCTTTTTATTGTGCACGTATATGGAAAAGGCGTCCTGCAGGGTAAATGCCGCTGTATCCAATGCCTCATGAAAATCTTCTTCTGTTTCCAGGACAACCAGCTTTATATTCAGTCCGGTCTCCCTTGATAGATAATCTGCCAGCGGCGTAAACATGGTAAATGTATCCGGGGGACTCCAGCAGGGCTGGACAGCCAGTCTGAATACCGCTCTTTTGTCTCCCGCCGTTTCTGAGGCCGCTTTTTTCCCGATGGCCGTCTCTTCGTTTTTAGTACACCCGCCGGCCGTTAAGATTCCAATGAAAAAAAATATAAAAAAGCCTGTTATTGCCTTGGCCATCTCCATGCTTTCCCTATACCGTTTTTGTCCGATTTTTCTCTCCTGCATGTGGTGGGGCCCCTTTGGCCGGCTTATTGTTCCGGTTAGTCAATAACAATTCTACTGTTTAATTATCAGGCATGGAGCCGTAGATTGTCAACGAAAATTGACCCCTTCATGGTGTTCAACAAAATCTTGACATACAACCCTGCAAAAGTTAAACTTTTATTTAGTTCAACTTTAAAAGAGGTAACGCCAATGCCTATTGTAAAAACCTCGGCCAAAGGACAGATCGTCATACCGGCAGCAATCAGGAAAAAGCTTAAGATAAAACCCGGCCAGAAGGTCAACCTGACCCTTGTGGAAGATAAGGCGGTCATCACCCCTCTTCCAGAAGACCCAATCAAATCCTTAAGGGGTATTCTGAAAGGGAAGCCTTCCATGACCAAGGCATTATTGGAAGATAGAAAGAAAGAGGTTGAACGTGAAGAAAAAGACATTGCTCGACTCCTTCGCCGTTCTCGCCTGGCTCCAAAATGAGAAAGGATCGCAACAGGTGGAAGACCTTTTGTACCGGGCTCAGGGAGGCAATGAACAGGTTATATTGAATATTATCAACCTGGGCGAAATCTTTTATCGCTGTGCCCGGGTGCAGGACATCTCCTTTGCCAGGGGAATTCTGGAAGAGATCAGGCTCCTTCCGATCAGGATTTATTCCTGTCCTGACGATCTGGTTCTGACGGCCGCAGAAATCAAGGCCGGCTATCCTATGGCTTACGCCGATGCATTCATTGTAGCTACGGCTTTAAAAGAAAACGCTACCATAATTACCGGCGATGCGGAGTTCAAACAAGTGGAGCATCTGGTAAAGATCGACTGGTTGGGCTGACCCGGATATTATTGACTTAGGCTATTTCAAAAATGCTACACAAAAGGAGTAATAATTCACCGGATGCACGAATTACTGCGTATGGAATATACCGACTACACTGCTATCCCTTCAAATAAATACAAGCTCAAGCTTCCGCAAGCACCGGCCAAGGCCCCTAATCAAAGTCTTTGAAAAAACCTATACCTTGGATGTCTGGTGTGCCTACAAGCATGGGTCTATCCAGAAGCCTATTGCCTTCTTCACACGACGTCTAAGGGAGTAATGCGCGTCCATATATCCGTTTACTGAAGCCGGAATATCCTTGACCATCCGTTTGATTTCATGATATTGCTCATCTATTCTCACTCAAAGACAGGCCAAAAATGAAAACGCAGCCGGGATACAGGAATCCGGGTTGTCTCAGAAAGAACTGGCCCGACGGGTAGGAACATCCCCACAGCAAATCAGCCGCCGGAGGCGAGACCATGAAATTATTTGAAAGATGGCCCGGTCTCTCACGGCTTGAAGGCTCCCAAGTTACTGAATTACTTAAGGGATTGTCCCAGAATACTAACATTGCGACCTGTGAGGGGCTTTAAATGAAAAACTCAATGTTTAAGAGAGCCTTATGCCGTCTTGTCAGGACTATACTGCCAACCACGAATCTCCGCCTCTTCCCAAGCTTTTTTGCAGGGAATACTCAGTGCAATGCTGGGCTCTTTCCCTTTCCGAAGAAATTTTCCCATATTAAAGCACTGACTGCGCGCCTTCGGTGTCAGAAAATTGCGGTCCTTAAGCCACTTAGATAGGGTAAACCACGCCTCATCATCTTTACTTTTGCAGAATTCAATTGTTTCTGCTTCGCTTGAGATATTCGGGTTATATTCTGATTTTCTGCTTCCAAGGATATACTCATCCCGTACGTTTGCTGGAAGCGAAAAATTTTTCTCTTTCAGTCTGTTCCAGCACTCTTCCCTTTTGCAATACTCCGTTACATTCTGTTGTGTGTCACGAATATGATTATTTACAATTTGTGATATGTGTTCCAATACATCAAGAATCGAATCGCTGACTATCTGTTTCTGCCAAATCTTTTCAATATCAATCCGCAAATCTGTAAGGTGGAACAACCATGATAAGCTATAAGAAACAATGTTGTGATGATATCCTTGGAAGCCCTGCCTGCGAACGATCTTTTCCATAGAATTCCAGAGTATAAGTAAGCCAACTGTTTTTTTGAAAAAAGAAACCCAGTCTTCTTCTTTTTGTTCCCTCAACCATTCATTGAACCGTCCAAAATTTTTCTGTCCTCCCAAGCTAACTACATGTGGAAGTCTAAGGTATGTGTTCCAAACTTTTCCGAACTTGATCTTATCAAACTTCTGGTTTTTAGGTCTGAGAGCATCAAACTGACGTTTTTGTGCGGGAGTTCTGGCATTCAGATTCCTGAATTCTTCGTAACTGCCACGGGCACGTTCGTAGAACCAATAGGTCTGCTGGGAACCTCCGGTAGGGTCAGGCGCTAAGATGTTGTTAGAAATATTCTGGATTTCCGGATGAGGTGCCTGATTTGCAGCAAGATCAGCCAACTGAACTTTATTCTGGGTATTTGAATACTCACTAATCTTAGGTACAATTTTGGGTATATCTTCCGGATTGTTTATAACTGTCAATTTCATCTGAACAAATATATTGTCAATATTTGCCCTATCTTTCTTTCTGGAATGATAAAGGGATGCTGTGGTCTGTCCGCCATTGACGATTTGGAAATCTTCGGCACTAACCAGTCCGAATCCAGCTTCTGAAGATGTGACTTCAACACTTCTGGCAAAAACCGTAATGCCATTGTTATAAGCGCAGAACATATCTGGTTCCTTAAGTATGGTCTCTCTGATTCCCTTGTTGACATTGCCGCGAGCTGAAAGAAACACTCTCACATTCATATCGAGCATTTTGATTCCCCATCTGGCATACATATCAGCAAGAGCTGAGCCAGGAATAAATCCAAGATAAGTAGAATAGTGGTCTGTTTCATTTTTTTTTAATACACATGGCAATGGTCCACCGCAGTATTCCACAAACTCAATAGTTATCTTCTCTCTTTCCCCCGTTCGATAAAAATGGCATGTTCTTTCAATATCCCAGACGGTACGGATAATTTCAATACCATCAATCTCATCAATATCCGCAGGTTTTTTTTGAGTTATTCCGTCTGTAATAACAACAATTTTTGCAGTCCGGATATCATCTTTGCATTCCGATATAAGTGTGGCAAGTTCATGTGCCTCATTAGAGATATCAATTTTGTTATATAAACCTTTAAGACTTCGCGTCAAAAAATTTGTCGCACTTTTGAATAAAGAGTTGATTTCATCATTAGCAACTTTGGCTTTTGACGGATCATCATGATCCAAGAAGTGTGATACGATTAGTGTAATATCCTTAAATTCATCATCATAATGGTAACCGTCGACTTTCATGCCTTTGCTCTTGTATGGACAGGGAACCAGACTCTCTATTTCTCCATATTCCTCCAGAATATTCCCCATTTTTTCAACAAAGACTTCTTCTCTGAGTGCCTCATAGGCATGAGCTTCAGCCCTTATTTCATCATGAAAGTCTCTGGAGAAATCAATCACTTCATTGGCAATCATCCCATTATTCCCTGATTAAATCAAAATATTCAGAAAATTCACAAACGAAATTTCCACAAGATGCAACCACAACAGTATAATGAAGATCACCAATGCCCTGCGGCACATCTGTTATGCGTGGGGAGCCCTCTCTTATACGAAAAAGCTCTTCTTTAATGGTTGTATAGCTGCTGGTGTAGAGATTTGTATGAATATCCAGATATCCGGCCTCTCTGAGTGACTGTTCAAAAATATAGGCAACGGGTTTTCCTGAAAAGATGCTTCTCAGAGACAGAACAAGATCGGGCAAGGTTTCGCCGCCGCCGCCTGATTTTCTAAGAGTAATTATAAGCAAATGCAAAGAGTTTAATCCTCGGTCATCAAGCTGACGCTCGTTATTAATCTGAACTTTGCGCGGTTCTTTTGTCATTGTTGTTTTTACTTCTACGACGTGACCTTTTATTTCAAAATCGTGGTAGTTGCGTCTGCAGCCCTTCCATGAATTAATAGCGGCCAAATACTCAGTACTTGCATGAATCATACGCCGAAGCCACCAAAGCTCACCATACAAACCGCGCTGTTCTTCTGATGAAAGCCCTTCCTGTCCGTATTTTTCAAAGAAGCTGCTCCATCTTGCGAGAAAGTTCGCAATTTCATTCCGCCGGCTTTCATTTGACAAGCAGCCATTGAGTGCCCGAATAAGATCATCACACACAGTTACAAAAATATCTCTGTTTTCTCTTTGCTCGAGAAAAAGTCTAATGTGAAGGGTATTTTCCTTGGGAACATCCAGAGTTAACGTCTCAAAAGCCATTCCTTTCCACTTCGGATATTCGACTGAAAAAGAATCTCCTGCGCACCCAATCTCAACAAGTAATTCCCATACATTACCAGGGGCCACACAGCCAAGCCTGATCCCTGTTTCTGTCTCCAGGTCAAGACGGCGATATACTCGCTGATGAGATCCTGTGCCAAGCAGCAAAGTTCTCTCTAATTCTTCCCACAATTGCCTAATACGAAAATCTACGCGGTCATCTGATCCCATCAGTACTCCTCCATGTAGACCGGTCCGGCCCAGTACTCAATGGGTACAGCGGTATCACTAAACGGAAAACTGATGGCAAAACCAACCACTTCCTGATCGGTTAACCCATAATTATTCTTTGGATTGTCAATATCCTTGCAGGCGGGAAGATATATTAGGATAAGTCCTCTTGTCTTCGGTCTGACAGCTCGAATGGCCAAGGATGTCGGAAGCCTGTCCGATCTCTGCTTTCCCCGGGATCGGTCAAATTCCGAAGCCCTTTCAATTTCTGGCGTCGAGAGGTCCAATAATTCATCGGCAGGACTTGTCAGAGTCCCTATGGATATTTTGTCAGAGAGAACTTCAAGAGGAGTTCTCCTGACACATCCGATTGTATATTTTCCCAGATGATACTTATGCTCTGCGTCATGCAGGATATTGGAAGCAATAATCACATGCCAGTCAACGAGTTCGTCGTTCTTGTTCTGCCTCTCAATGAAATCAGCAATCCGCGCAGGATCAACAACTCTTTTTGCGACATCCTGCGTAGCGTAACTCCTCAGAAAATTCAGTACGGGGGCTGCCTGAACTTTTTCCCAGTGATATCTTGGCTTTTCTGGATCTATATCTCTCGAACAGTCCCTACCAATTTGCTGGACCAGTGTCTGAAGTGCTCTCCGGTTGTTTTCAAGATGTCGTGGATCGAATACAATTGTTTTGGGGAATTTGCCAGAAAATGAAATAGTGAGTTTCTCCGCATTTCTCGACTTGCCAGCCGAGGTCACTGCAAGTCTGCCCGGATGGCTTCTTGCCTTTAGACCATAATTTTCAGGGGTACTATTAATGGCGACCATATATTCAAGCTCGTTGCGTAACTCCTGATTTGCAAGTGCTATATGACGGTACCACTCTGCCAATTCCTCCGTTGTGTATATTCTGCAAAGGTCATTATATCCTTCCCTATAACCAAACCATCGTCCCATTTGCATGAGTGTATCATACATACGGGAAGCTCTTAAATAATATGAGATTGTTAATCCATCCAATGTAAGCCCTCGGGAGAGTTTGTCGCCGCCAATGGCTATTACACTAATGCCCCTGTCTTCCCAAGATACATTCTCGCCTCTTTGAATTTTTTCTCTTGTCAGAGCATCCGCTTCCCTGTAGTCCAGAATATCTCCTATTTCTCCGTTTATACCCTTAACCTTAACCATTTTGGCAGTATTGAAGAGTTCTCTCTTAATCTCATTCCATGAAGGAGGCACTGCTTCGCTGAAGCCCCTTGTTTCCATATCTAATGAAGTTGGAACAATATCAGTTTCCCAGATTCTCTTAAGGTCAGATAACGAATCCGAACCAGACATAATTCTGGCAATAAGTTTTCGCAATTCTTTTTCAACTAGATCCCTAATCTGCCTTTGCACTGCAGTGAAGCGGGTAACATGTATAAGCATGGAGTTATGCACGACACCTTCTTTCCTGATTCTTCTCGCAGCGCTGACGAGCAGAAAACATTTGATGGCATCTAACATCGATTCGGGCAGATCATCAACCCTCAGGTCTTTCTTGTGAGTGTCAGGAATTTTTCCTGAATGATCTCTTACATATCTGATCAACGGAAGCGGGTCAATGCTTTCAATCCCCTGCTCAGAATCTCCTGTGATTCCGAAAAGATAATCAGGACCGATATAGTTTGTGGGCTGAGGCAAGCTTATGATGAAGTGCCGTGGGAACAGATCGTCCCCATACCTCGGGTGATAATCATCTTTGTGGATGAAAATGTTTGCATATGGAGTCGCGGTATATCCAACATAAGCACTTTTCTGAAAACCAAAGAGCAGGGTTCTTATTTGCTTATTTGTTTCGGTTGGATTCCAATCCTCAATAATCCCATTTTCGTCTCTTTCCGGTTGTTTTGTGTTAACAGACGCGAAATCACACTCGTCATCAATTAGGAGCAATGGGATATCAGGGACTACCCTTCGGTTCTCAATATCTATCGTGCCGGGAAGACTATTAAGCCAGCTGACAAGGTTCTTAAGAATTGTCACATTCTTTTTCATAATTAAAACAATCGGATCACCTGTCAGAGACGGAATTATCCCTGCTTGAGCAGCTACTGCTCTACTAAAGTCTCCATTTTGGCTACTGCTTGTAAGCGTGTTAACAATTCTGTGGTCAGAAAATATTCTTCTGACACCTATACGCCTTTCCTGTCCGGTAAGCCTCTGGATTCTATCAAGATCATAGCCAAGAAGCTCTTCGTTTAGGCGATCCTGAGTTTGACTGCGAAGACTATTATGTATCCCTGTCAGTACGACAATAAATTTATAGCCTGCATCCAAGGCCTTACATATGAGAGCAGTATAGTTAAGGGTTTTGCCCGACTGTACACTACCCATGACCATACCTCTCCTGTCCCACGTTCCCTCGCGAGAAGGATCTTCTAACCGGCTTATTATTTCACTTGTAAATCGGTCAAGGCTCTCGACTATGCTTGCTGTGCGGCCTTTGTAATTAATAAGGTATGTTTTAAGGTGATCCCAGAAATGCCACTGAAATTCCCTATTGATAGACATATTTGTTGACACATTAAACCACTCTTCATGTCCCTCACTGTCTTCAAGCGTAAGGAATGAACCATCAATTGTTACAGTATGAATGCTTTCAATTTTGGAGAAAAGCTTTGCCTCGTCAATTTGCTCCTCCGGGAATGCAATGATCATTCTGCTGATAAAGTTTCTTATCTCTTCAGGTGTTACCTTTTTGTTGGCAAAATACGCATACGAAAGTTGAACAATCTGATCAAATGTATTCATTTCTTAAACCTCTCATGGGCATGATCATCTAAGTATGCCCTGTAGGCAGGATGAGTACTGAAAATATCCATGCCACAGAGTATATCAGCGGTCTGCGCATGAGTTTTCCCCTCTCTGCGATATTTGTTGTAAAGAGCAAAGCAAATTTTAAGCAATTCTTTGGGCGGCAGATTCATGTCCGCCGGCAGGTCAGCATGGCAATCTTCATGTTCCAGCCCGTCCATGATAATGAGTCGATGGGGAACCGTACTTTCGATGACATGAAAGAGTTTTTTTGCCCAGCCCTTCTTATTGTCAACTTCTTCAAGAATTATTTTAATCACAGAGTTGTCCTGATTTATCTTGTAGAAAATCTTCTCCCCTATTTTCTTTTTAATCCACACGTCATCTGTTTGTGGCAGAATTCCCCTCTTTCTTACGGCACCAGTTCTTGCCCTGTACACTTCCGCAGCCTTCTGCCGTGTAGCCTTTGCAATTCTCAGTAATTCTGCTTTTAATCGGTCAGGAGGTATTGCAACTGCCTTTCTGACATCAATAGACCATTCATGATCCATATCGTTTGTAATGTTAACTTTTATCCTTGCCAGCTTATAGTGTTCTTCTGCTTTCAAATCAAAGTTCAGATATCCACCAGAAATGATCATCCTGCGATTACGGTAAACATAAAAACCCTGCTGCGCATTCCAACCTTTTGGTCCTGAGCCATGAGTGCTCTCAGATTCACTTCTTTTAGATACGTGAGGCAAAACATAGGGAATTACTGAAACCTTACTATCTTCATATTTTTCAGAAGAAAGCTCCTGAGTAAAATCATTTTTTCTAAGATATGGATCCCAGGGTTCACATTTAGCCACGCCGAGAAAAATATTTATCTTTTTTGGATGATGTTCAAGGTACTGATGAAAAACCATTTCAAGATACTCCTTAACAGTAATGAATTTGTCGAGAAATGCCTCCTCAGCGTTATAAGTGGTTGTCTCAGATGTCTCATCAATACGATCAAGATTCCGCCAAAGAACAATTGTTCCACTCCCGAGTTCATTAATCCCTGAAAGAAGATTCATGGCATCAGTGGGCGGAGTTTTGCCTAGGAGCCAGTTACGCGCTGTCTGAACTTTGTCGAGATCCCAGAATCTGGTCGAGATTTTGCCATCTTTCGTTTTTGTCATGACAGTTAAAAGCTTGCATTGAGAAAAAGATGCTGTCTTTAGCCCTAACCCGAATCTTCCTAAGTCTCTTAAATCCCGTTCTTCCAAGGGGCTTTGAGTTCCCAGCCTCATAGCTTCAACCAGCCGATCTTCTGTCATTCCTGTTCCATCATCCGTAATACGAATCCATGGGTTACCATCATTCCATGCGTATTCAATCCAAAGATTTTTTGCACCAGCAAAGATACTGTTATCAATAAGATCAGCAACAGCCATGCTGAGGTCATAACCAAACGCCCTCAGTGAGTGTATCATTGCCTCAGCCCGGGGCGGACATTCTTCGAAATTCTCTTCGGCGTATGCTATTTCTGTTCGTGGAGGCTTTGTTTTCATAAATCCCTGTCGCTTACTCATCACCTCAGATGCACGACAAGCTTTTTGGCAATTTTTTCTATCATGAGAGGAGGAACAGCGTTCCCGATTTGCCTGTAGGCAGGTGTTCTGATTTGCCCCTCCCTGGTCCCCTCGAAATAATAGTCGTCAGGAAAAGATTGCAGCCTCGCGGCCTCCCGCACCGAGATCGAGCGGTTTTGTTCTATGTCTGGATGAATGTAGTAATGACCGTCCTTTGCAAGATGAGCCACAATAGTCTGAGAATACGGCATGTCTTCAACCACGACCTTGAATCTGTCAGTGAATGATTTTCTGTTCTTGTGAGTCTTAAGTTTTTCCGGAAGATCATTGTAGTCAAGTCGTATCCTGTCTGTGTTCCACTTCTCGACGGTGATTCTGTAAATCTCCTTGTCCTGTTCAGTATGCGGCCTTGTGACATGCTGGGTCAGAACATCA
This genomic window contains:
- a CDS encoding ATP-binding protein produces the protein MKLRTKLALAFTVIIVAVTGTIAFLSIRREVETFKEELKKQGLILANTLAEESREAFITDKFVHTMDYIDTISRQDYVVYAMVMDKEGRVRVHNDLNRVGKVIKDAVPVPDNVLATGRPYIRITDSGTEGRLYDIGVPVMVGSEVAGVAQVGYSLKSIETSTAKGIRQIILVTMGGIIVGGLFNILYSRQLVKPIIKLKEAAHEIAGSRFNTKIEVISRDEIGELASAFNQMSTNLKNSRDELIEAKGYTDNIIRSIVDALIVIDAQGVIETVNRATLDMLGYSADEIIGWPADKILAGDAPLKGEGLDELIAKGELRNCETLYKAKDGKEIPVLISASVRKDREGKTIHIVSTARDITERKKMEENLLKAQKLESVGILAGGIAHDFNNILTGILGNIGLAMIHMQSEDITFKRLTAAEKAALQARDLTQHLLTFSRGGAPVKKAASITELFRDSVMFALTGSNVQCDFSIPADLRPLDVDEGQINQVINNLIINALQAMPEGGTIKVGAENIIVDAGQGLPLKEGAYVKISIEDEGIGISKAHLQKIFDPYFTTKQKGSGLGLAITYSIVRQHDGYIDVESELGVGTKFSIYLPASAERMVAGGKPKEEIIGGEGMVLLMDDEEVVRDVAGEMLKHMGYTVEFAKDGVGAIDLYIKARSSGRPFDVVIMDLTIPGGMGGKDAIKKLQEIDPAVKAVVSSGYSNDPVMADFRSYGFSGIVAKPYKIEELGRVLSMVRKGDVPG
- a CDS encoding phosphate/phosphite/phosphonate ABC transporter substrate-binding protein, with translation MQERKIGQKRYRESMEMAKAITGFFIFFFIGILTAGGCTKNEETAIGKKAASETAGDKRAVFRLAVQPCWSPPDTFTMFTPLADYLSRETGLNIKLVVLETEEDFHEALDTAAFTLQDAFSIYVHNKKIALFDPLAIAVSEDGETEERGVIIVRADSSIKGLSDLKGKTFLFGAPHNTPKFTGAYITLKEAGIDPGRDLKGHEFGGDCDDNAMSVFLGEYDAGAVCKDFVEGPEGKKRFNFKTDLRIVADTVPLPSWMLAASKDVDREVVEKVRNALLKIGPRSPLAEEVLKECEWSGFIAVTGKELSRIDNLVRKYSIPVR
- a CDS encoding AbrB/MazE/SpoVT family DNA-binding domain-containing protein; this translates as MPIVKTSAKGQIVIPAAIRKKLKIKPGQKVNLTLVEDKAVITPLPEDPIKSLRGILKGKPSMTKALLEDRKKEVEREEKDIARLLRRSRLAPK
- a CDS encoding type II toxin-antitoxin system VapC family toxin, producing the protein MKKKTLLDSFAVLAWLQNEKGSQQVEDLLYRAQGGNEQVILNIINLGEIFYRCARVQDISFARGILEEIRLLPIRIYSCPDDLVLTAAEIKAGYPMAYADAFIVATALKENATIITGDAEFKQVEHLVKIDWLG
- a CDS encoding AIPR family protein, whose translation is MIANEVIDFSRDFHDEIRAEAHAYEALREEVFVEKMGNILEEYGEIESLVPCPYKSKGMKVDGYHYDDEFKDITLIVSHFLDHDDPSKAKVANDEINSLFKSATNFLTRSLKGLYNKIDISNEAHELATLISECKDDIRTAKIVVITDGITQKKPADIDEIDGIEIIRTVWDIERTCHFYRTGEREKITIEFVEYCGGPLPCVLKKNETDHYSTYLGFIPGSALADMYARWGIKMLDMNVRVFLSARGNVNKGIRETILKEPDMFCAYNNGITVFARSVEVTSSEAGFGLVSAEDFQIVNGGQTTASLYHSRKKDRANIDNIFVQMKLTVINNPEDIPKIVPKISEYSNTQNKVQLADLAANQAPHPEIQNISNNILAPDPTGGSQQTYWFYERARGSYEEFRNLNARTPAQKRQFDALRPKNQKFDKIKFGKVWNTYLRLPHVVSLGGQKNFGRFNEWLREQKEEDWVSFFKKTVGLLILWNSMEKIVRRQGFQGYHHNIVSYSLSWLFHLTDLRIDIEKIWQKQIVSDSILDVLEHISQIVNNHIRDTQQNVTEYCKREECWNRLKEKNFSLPANVRDEYILGSRKSEYNPNISSEAETIEFCKSKDDEAWFTLSKWLKDRNFLTPKARSQCFNMGKFLRKGKEPSIALSIPCKKAWEEAEIRGWQYSPDKTA
- a CDS encoding PD-(D/E)XK motif protein, with product MGSDDRVDFRIRQLWEELERTLLLGTGSHQRVYRRLDLETETGIRLGCVAPGNVWELLVEIGCAGDSFSVEYPKWKGMAFETLTLDVPKENTLHIRLFLEQRENRDIFVTVCDDLIRALNGCLSNESRRNEIANFLARWSSFFEKYGQEGLSSEEQRGLYGELWWLRRMIHASTEYLAAINSWKGCRRNYHDFEIKGHVVEVKTTMTKEPRKVQINNERQLDDRGLNSLHLLIITLRKSGGGGETLPDLVLSLRSIFSGKPVAYIFEQSLREAGYLDIHTNLYTSSYTTIKEELFRIREGSPRITDVPQGIGDLHYTVVVASCGNFVCEFSEYFDLIRE
- a CDS encoding Z1 domain-containing protein, which translates into the protein MNTFDQIVQLSYAYFANKKVTPEEIRNFISRMIIAFPEEQIDEAKLFSKIESIHTVTIDGSFLTLEDSEGHEEWFNVSTNMSINREFQWHFWDHLKTYLINYKGRTASIVESLDRFTSEIISRLEDPSREGTWDRRGMVMGSVQSGKTLNYTALICKALDAGYKFIVVLTGIHNSLRSQTQDRLNEELLGYDLDRIQRLTGQERRIGVRRIFSDHRIVNTLTSSSQNGDFSRAVAAQAGIIPSLTGDPIVLIMKKNVTILKNLVSWLNSLPGTIDIENRRVVPDIPLLLIDDECDFASVNTKQPERDENGIIEDWNPTETNKQIRTLLFGFQKSAYVGYTATPYANIFIHKDDYHPRYGDDLFPRHFIISLPQPTNYIGPDYLFGITGDSEQGIESIDPLPLIRYVRDHSGKIPDTHKKDLRVDDLPESMLDAIKCFLLVSAARRIRKEGVVHNSMLIHVTRFTAVQRQIRDLVEKELRKLIARIMSGSDSLSDLKRIWETDIVPTSLDMETRGFSEAVPPSWNEIKRELFNTAKMVKVKGINGEIGDILDYREADALTREKIQRGENVSWEDRGISVIAIGGDKLSRGLTLDGLTISYYLRASRMYDTLMQMGRWFGYREGYNDLCRIYTTEELAEWYRHIALANQELRNELEYMVAINSTPENYGLKARSHPGRLAVTSAGKSRNAEKLTISFSGKFPKTIVFDPRHLENNRRALQTLVQQIGRDCSRDIDPEKPRYHWEKVQAAPVLNFLRSYATQDVAKRVVDPARIADFIERQNKNDELVDWHVIIASNILHDAEHKYHLGKYTIGCVRRTPLEVLSDKISIGTLTSPADELLDLSTPEIERASEFDRSRGKQRSDRLPTSLAIRAVRPKTRGLILIYLPACKDIDNPKNNYGLTDQEVVGFAISFPFSDTAVPIEYWAGPVYMEEY